TAAATTGGGTGAAGATTTCGTTAAAGCAAAATGTTTAATGAATGGAGAAGTTTCCATGATTTTAGAGCACAGATTAGAGCAACTTCAACAGGTTTCTGAAGATCCTTTGAATCAGATGCCTCAAGTTTTCGAAAAATCTTTGCAGTACGTGAAGCGATTCAGTCGTTACAAAAATCCAGATGCTGTGCGACAAGTTAGAGAAATTCTTAGCCGACATCAATTAGCTGAATTTGAGCTTGCTGTTCTTGGGAATATTTGCCTTGAAACTGTTGAAGAAGCTATTGCTATGGTCCCTTCTCTTAAGGATAAAGGAAGAGATTTAGATGATGAAGCTATTGAAAAGATGCTTAATGATCTTGCTCTTGTTAAgaagtttgaataatttttagggttagggttagggtttctGATTACCTTTAATTTGGATCGAATGTTATACTTTACGGTTTTCTTTGGATTGTGAATTTGATCATTCTATTGCTTTCTGTTGTCCAAGTCTTGATTTACATACTATGTGTAATGATCAAAGTTCTTTCAGGAATTGAAGAATGGAAATTGGTTACTTTAGTAAACTTCCGACAAACAATGTGGAGTATTTTCTAAGAACACCACTAATTTTGACAATGTTTCAAATAAAACTCTAAGTTCAGCAATATagttatcatcatcatccttaATATCCTTGAAATCATTTTCAATTGAGCTGAAGTTTTAattctttgattttgaattaaaatGTTACCATGGTGAATAtgtttacataaaattatattCTTTATATTCGCCTGccctttgaatttgctataCTGCATTTAAAATTCTCACTTTGATTAGTGTTATTTAGTACCGGCTAAATGACTCGGTACCTTATGACCAATAATTAGTTAAATCCGCTCTCTCGTATTAGggatatttgtatttttattatagaGGTTTGATATTCCGTGACCAATATAATGCATTGTGGTAAAAAATCTCGATTTATAGGTATTAACCATCTAAATATCAATGCCTTAATTAGTTGGTTTGATCTTAAAAAATTGATACCGAGGGAAGCAAAGGTGTTAACCCAAAAACTAGTTGACTATCTTTGAAAACAGACTTAAGAAACAGTTTTCCAATAAACACTACAACTCGGGATTTGTTTCAATGGACACCGGAGGGAGAAGAATGCATATTTCTCATGTTAGTATGCACAATTAGATCGTCTTAAACTCATCTGAAGACAGCTTCCAAATACTACATTtggagattaaaagaaaaatagtaTAACATCTAAAACGGCTCGCTAAACATCAGGATCTCACGCTACGTCTAAAAACATAAGATCTTCAGGCACCAGTAGTTGATACCTTTTGAGCCACCAATAGATCGAGTTTAGCTATTTGAATGGGTAGCCGAAACCTTTTGAGCCACCAATTGGATCTCCTTTAGCCTTTCATCGACTATTTGCAGTAGCTGCTCCTCTTGCTGTTTCTTTTGATCCTCATCAACATCTACCTCAATCTGGCCATCTTTTTCGTCTTGAGGCTTGTACAAAACAAAAGCTTCTCCAAATTCATTAGGTGTTTCGATTACCTGTTTTCCATTAGTCCCCGAGTCTTTCCCAATCACGCTGATCTTCACTTGATCTGTGATGAAGATTCTGTAGTTTTCCATGTACTTGTCGATTGGATCCAAGGCAAGATACACAAGAATCTCCCAGCATTTTATTAAAtgtttcttgttaattttcaaGCTCTTCCTCGCTTCTTCAACCGCTGCTAATGGTGGAAGGAGCTGACAAGCCTGCGTTCTTTTTGACAAATTCGCTTCTTTTAGGTGTGTTGCTGCAGTTTCAACAGCACGTTGCACAGAACTGCAGGTAAGAAGACGGGGTACATCTATGTAATACCGAACACGTTGCAAGGAATCCACTGGTTCTTCAACTGTCAAGTCATAGACATCCTCCGACATCGCGACATGGTTGAGTAGCTCTAGAAGGTGTCGTCCATAACCTTTATGTTGATACGGAGGCAATATAAGTATCTGAAACAATATTGATAACAGATTCAACATTGGCTGTTGGGAGTTGGTATAACTAGTTTAAGATGAATGAAAATACAACTGAAACCTGACTAAGTCGAAGCCGCGAACTATCAGGGTAATGGAAAAAACGATAGGCAGCTGTAAAACCAAGCAATCGGCTTATATGCTCTCCCTGTGGATCAGTTATATTCTGAACAATTACAAACATCTCCCAATTTGAATCTGTCACATCAATAGGATTGCTACCTGTAGCAAATACAAACAACAGAATTTACACCAAAATAtctccaagaaaaaaaaaattgaagtacAACAAGATTGACAGTCTTACCATCAACAAGGAGAAGAACAAGAGGCACTATGCGGCTGTAGAGATACCCAGCAGACATATCTCCCATGACGAAACGAACCACCTAAGCAAtggtaaaaaaattgaaaataaaatcattaaaagGATAAGGAGGTTGTTCAAGATTAAAGAAGTTGGTTTACCACAATGAAACAGGATTTTCAGCTCCAGGTAAGAAAATGTAGAAAGAAAAAGACATGGAATtccacaaaatataaaaaaaattgaaaaaataatctcaattattaGACATCCACTCAAAATAATCCCAACAAGAATTAACTCGGAATAATTCCAAAACCACAAGGAGACCTTCTCAAAACAGTCACAATGTTGCATAACCACTTCCTAAACAGGTTGAATGCAAAAGTCACGAATATTTCAAGGGCAGGGAAAATTAGCAATAATTCCATAACTCTTCCACTGGCCAGACAAAAAAATTTCCATGTGAGAAAgcgaaaaagagaaagaaagagatccgaaggaaaatttgaaatgggaAGATTCTGAAAATTAGGAgcaaaataagaaagaaaaggacCCCTATGCTTCCCCCCTTAATCCATTAGCACCACTGTTTTATTCAGTTCTATACAACATGTCATCACCCCAATTCCTTTAAATGGCTCCCACTTAGGTGAGGTTTAGGATCTCAAATATACACAATCCTATCCTTGTTATTGATAAAAAAGAGGTTGTTCTGATTGACCCTTGCCAGGAAAACGTCATCCGCAACTTTgcataaattaaatatcatatgTTGTTTGCACATGATTGAATGAGTCATATGTTGTTTGCGTTTATTTTCAAAGTAACTACTATCTCTGAGGAACATCTCTTATTCAGCCAGTTTCATTGCATAATAAAAAGTTTTCTCTTCCTtctatttcttttctcttttctacTGTAATTAAATATCAGTTCATAGCACAGGAAAGCCACCCAGCACCACCATTAAAGAACCTCAATCAAATCAAAGCACACTTTAAGAGATCTAACAAGCACTTGTATTGGGGTTGCAATAAATGGGTTTAGGTTAAATAAAGAGGAAGATCAACTGTTATACAGAAATGCCATGGGCACATTGAACCCGGTATTTGCAGGTTAAAGATTAGTTGAGATTGTTTTGGGAAGGGCCTACTACAGTTCGAATTATTCTTAGTCCTTGGGATTATTTTGAGCAGGTAGATAATAGTTTGAATTATTGCACCAACTTTCCCACAAAAAGAAATATGAAtggaagatatatatatatatatatatatatatatatatatatatatatatatatatatatatatatatatatatgaaaggaaaggaaaaaaattCCTTCATAAAGGCCTGTTAGATTACTCAGATAACATGGCTAATACTAGCCTATGCAATTAACATTAAAATTCCATAATAATTATGAACTTCTATTCAAAACATTTTGCCGAGAACCCACTAAATGACTAAATGCAACATTATGTACCAAACAGGTCATCCTTTATATAATAATAGAGAAACTTGAGAAAGAACAAACCTGCACATCAGTCATATCCACATGCAATTCACAGTTGCCAGTAGACATTTTCTGAACTACTACTCCCTTGGAAACAGCTGACCTGAGATgaagaaaaaaacataagtgGATCGCCTATCTGGTTTTGATTATATAAAAGGTGTAAATTCATATAAAGAACATATCTTTGCACATTAGAAAAGATCCCTTTACTTAGTTATACCTAATGTAGTCCTTCTCTGTCAAGAAAGTTTGAAGATAATCATCCTTTTTCTCAACTAGATTTTCAGCAAACATATTCTGTCAAAGAAAATAAGCATATTCAGCCAAGGAGCAAGAGATAAGGTCAGTTATTTGCAATATTAACAGTCAAGAATACCTGAAGTGCAGGTTTTAGGTCTGTTATGCCTTTCCCTCTCTATGAAGAAAATAACACCAAAATGagaaaaattagataaaaggAAATTTATCGCAAGACGCTATAGGATAAATGTTTCACAGCTACCTTCAACCCAAACATATGTATCAGGACTTACATCAGATGAACTCTCATAAGTGATATCTGCATATGCATGGAATGATAGACTACTGACCCAGACAATAATCTGCAAACTTGAACAAACCGAATCAGAATACAGAAAACAGCAAACTTTGTAAGTGCAAGCAGGAACCACAAACATTGCTTAGCCATCATACACACAATAGAATGTAATTAATGGCATAACTAAACTCTTTGGAATCCAACAACTCCCAATAAAAGGGTAAATTGTCAAGAGCGAGGAAGGGTAAATGCAAGTTAGTGTTACCTTCAAACTTTGATACCCATAAATTTTGCCATCTTCACCAAAAAAGTGATTTAGATCAATAGGATTAATCTGATGGCCAGCCCCAGCTTCTGCCTCATCTTTGCTGGCAACTACATACAAGTTGAACAAAGCAAATATTAGTTCCAAGCAAATCATGTAAAAAAATCCTGAGCAAGATTGCACTGAGTCATAAAAAAATACCTGAAATAGGTGTATGTTTTTTCCAATAAAGTAAAAGCTTGCGATTAGATGTTTGTTATATTCCCAGTTAATTTGAGCAATTAGAATACCATGGATATCAAGTATCACAAAATACATTTTCATAGGAAACATTCAAAATCCTTGGTCAAGACTAGAGGGGTAGAAATAGCATAAAAAGTACATCACAAACTTGGTAGTTGGTACATACTATTTAGCATTTAAAAATAGTCCTAAAAAGTATGATAGAGTGTATAACATGTTGGAGTAATGTGGTAGCTACTACATTATAATTCTCTTTTATGAAAAATTTCAGTATTTAGAAACTTAAAACATGCTTCTAAATTCTAATATGAGACCAATAACAGAAGACTTGTTAGGGATAAGAATCCATGTAAGGCATCAAGGGGGCGTTTTGTTTGGGAGAAAATATTTTCCTACAACACTATTTTCCTTGTTTTCCCATTTTCCGACTTGGGTGGAAAAGAGTTTTCCAttactttaaaaacattttcCTCCCAAAAAGGAGAAACAACCGAATATTCTACACCCTTCTATTGACAACACCTCCTTTTTCCAtcaaaccaaacaaaagaaaaataattacaactAGCAATTTTCAATTGAATAATAGTTTTCGTTGAAAGTTGTTTTTGGCCAaaccttagttttaaaaagcacAAGGCGCTAAAGGCCCTTGGAGTCTAGGTGCAGCACGAAGGCACGAGCTTACTGTATGCGAGGcgcacttttttcttttttgttaaagcttaaaaatcaattttaaaacatatatataatataatatttcaaacatcatgatattcatatttttgGTATCAACAAGCTTGaaacatttatttttcttgctgTATACACCACTTTAGCACAAAACTATTATAATGAGAatacaaagatttttcaaagttattttcttctttGCATGCATCTTGTTTTTCTTAAAGAAGCAAACGGTTTTTCgaacttcatattcaagtaaatttGAGTTACGAGTTGTACTTCTTTTTCGAACAAACAAGCATAAGTTAATTACCCAAGTAACGAGGAGGCGCACCGAGCGCACAAGGCACGAAGCGCATCGAGGCGACCAAGGCGCACGCCACTTGTAGTGGGCTTTGCCTCACCTAGCCGAGGCGTTTTCAGCCGATCCTGAGCTCGTGGCGCACAAGGCGCAATAAAACTAAGGGTCAAACCAAACACCCCAATAAAGGCATGGGACATACTCCATGCAGTCTCCATCTCATGGCATTTgctacatttttcattttaatttgtcccATGACTTTTGCTAACTTTTCCATTTTAGTGCATCCCATAGAGGTCATGACCAACACTCTTTCTTTAATTCGCATCCACATATATAATTTAACCTTTATATCATTCACACGTTTCTCCAACTTCCCCAATAATAGTTtgtacatttctatttttaaccATGATCAACActctttctttaattatcatccACACATTTAATTCTACTTTTCATATCATTCACACATTTCTACCACTTTCCCAATTAATCACAcctttttaaccatttttatcCTTTTCTTGTTTTCCACAAAGATCATACTTGTGGCAATGACACGGAACAGAGGGAATATTATCCGTTAATAACCCTAAGACATTCTTCCGAAGTCTAAATCTTGTCATGAAGAAATGAACCTTCCAAAGACTCTACCCcaataaatttaaacaaattCGTCTTCAAACTCAAAATTTAAAGCTAAAACTGTTGCTACTAGCTTTTCATGTATAGTAAAATCGACATGAAAATCAATTCTTGAAAAATGAGGAAAACCCTAATTTAAGTGAACCATACCGAGAAAGATTTGGATGCATTCATTTGCTTCAACGCCGGAATCTGAAACGCAAATATAGacaatataattgaaaaaatggtgaaaatgaCAAATTTTGGTATCAAAATATTGAGAAGAAAGTGAAAAGAAAGCTCACCAATTGCAACAACTGAAACTCGGCGTTTCTTCTTGGAATCGGATGTTGAATCGGTTGATTGTTGCTGTTTCTGACCCATTTTTAGGGTTTCTGAGATTTTAGGGGAAGAGTGAAAAATGGAAATGACAAAGGTATAGGCGGGAAATAATAGCACTTAGCAGGAAATTTATATGGGGATCTCTCACTTCTTGTCATGTGCATTACacgtgaatttttttttaatgaaattttaatttttaaagaaaatttaataatttaaatttgactTTTAGGTATGAAGATGTTTTTGGGAGTTAGTTTATATTgaataattttagcttattttaatataaataaagttgAGTGGTTAAATTATTTAATGCTAGTCTTTAAAAAGTTATTACTAAGTTGGTTTTGAAGAAGTTCTTAAAAGCGTGTTCAATATCAGATAGTTAAATCAATTCACTTCAATCAGCTATTGATGATTAAGGACCCCTTTATGAATTTGTACAAAGTGTTGAAAATTGTCATCTTTTAGCCACTTATATAATTCActaaacaagaataataattatagagATTCTTTGTGCATTAAAcattgtcttttttatgttcGCTTGATTTAATTTGGAAAAAAGTTAAGGTTTGTTGGCATGTAGAAGGTGTGGCATGTAGAAAGGTATATTTAGgctcaaaaaagtttaaaaataaataatatcaattgtagattgatagagaaaattaaaaaaatgtaaaaaacatATCACTAACAGATGAAAAGATGTTAAAAACATTTGTGAAATAACATTATGTTAATACATATCACTATTTGACATAACATGTTGAAAACGAAAATTATCAACTGAAAAAATATAGTCTACTTTTATTCCTaatcataccaaacaaatagaaattttttaggaaaaaattttacggcccgtttgattagtggtactaaatggtggtaataggaatgaactatagtgtaaaattttatcaaaaattttatttcattcccatggtaatgaaacttttatcacaaatcagtttttttatttacaaatttccattaccacctaataccacctctcctaatggtaatgcattggaatgaattttatgaagaaaatgagatgattggagTTGGAGAAGCATGTTCATCAAGGTagcaaaaagatttttcaactaaaattacattagtttttcatttccattaccaccgtttattactacTTACCAAACGGGTCGTTAAGAGATTAGAATACCTTTCTATGTAGGATTGCTTTCACTCAAAATTCCACTATGTTCTTCTTATTAGGTTCactttaaaaaatagaaaatgcaaTTTTCATCATTTGTCTCATACCAATCAAATATATCTAATAtgaagaaaaggaaagaaaaaggaaaataacaAAAATGATGGACTACAAAGCAAGATAAAAGCCAAAACATTTTTTGCACCATAAAAGGTCCAAATTCATAAACAACCAAAATTCTCAACTACACTACTTATATGGGATCAATTAcatccatcatcatcaacacaaacacaaaaaacaataataacgaTCGGAATAATGATTGCAAAATGACTTTTATGGTCAATACAGAATTTTGCTGTTATATGAACAAGAAGTTCAAAAACATATACATTACGGATATTTTGCATAATAGCCATTATCATCACCATATTAAGTATATTTCGCTCATATCAGGGCTAGGACGCCAAGTGATGGTTGGATGACTATCGATcataattttatcaaatgaGGAGTTGTTGCCCTTGCCCATGAGAACCTAAGCTCAACACTCCAAGATTGGTTGAATGACGGCCGACTATATCTTTATCAAATGAGATAAAGGGATTTTTGCCTATAAAACCTAAGCTCAGAATTACctgcaaatgaaaacaaataatCCAATACATTTTACACTATACTAACGGCTAAAAAGGCGCTTACAAGCCTTGACAACCCTAGACCCCACATGTTTTCTTCCATGATTATGATCTAGGTTCTTCTTCATCATACTCACATAACTTGTTTTAAATGACCCTTTTCTttctaaatcatcatcattatgatTATAATTACCATTAAAATCATGATTATCATTAAAATCATCACCACTAATAATAGGTTGATCATAAATCCTGCAATACCTATCAGAATTAACAGATGAAGATCTCCTTATTGAAAATGCCCTTTTCACTGCTTCCTGAATTGCTCTTGTACTACTCTGCCTTTCAAGAGATATGTTTTGATGGTTATTTATCCCtttattattgttcttttgATATGTAGAAGAAGAAACTGAAAATTTTCTCCTTAAAACTCCcccatttttttcattattcaaattatgatGATCTctatcatcatcaccatcattatcatcatgatcatTATGATCAAGAtctctatttttttcatttgatcCTCCAAAGAAGAAATCAACTTTCCCATTGCTTTTAACTCTATGAATACTTGGTTCATGTTCATCAAGATGGGTTTTTTTGTGGGTATTTTTTGATGATAATAAATCAAAATCCCCATCAAGAAAAAGGAATTCTTTGTTGGATTTTGATCTTTGTATAAATGAAGTATTTCCCTTAATTTTGGAGTACCCTTGcatttttttaatagaaaaaaagaGGTTTTTGGATATGGGTTTTTTTGGTGGGTAAGAATTGAAGATGAATCTAAAtttgtgccaaaaaaaaatgtagATGGAGAAAGTGAAAGATGGAATTTGAGGGTGGAATGAAACATAAAAGTTTAAGAAAAAGCCAGTATTAACAATTATTTATATACAATAAAGAGTGAAGAAGAGTTATGGTGAAGACATGGGAAGATTTAAACATCTCAATCCCAATCACAATCCCAATGTGTGACACAAGACTACAATGGTAGAATGGAagtattatgaagaaaataataaaataaatttttacattAGGATAAGTTGAACTCATACAGGCAAGAGGAGAGGGAGGATTAATCTTATTTGAAGGTGAGAATCGAAATCTTATCACAAAGATGAAAATAACAACATTAAACCATTATGACAACCATGATTCTCAGATATTAGATTTTAC
The Amaranthus tricolor cultivar Red isolate AtriRed21 chromosome 11, ASM2621246v1, whole genome shotgun sequence DNA segment above includes these coding regions:
- the LOC130827707 gene encoding DNA-directed RNA polymerase II subunit 4-like, translating into MSGEEEENAAELKLGEDFVKAKCLMNGEVSMILEHRLEQLQQVSEDPLNQMPQVFEKSLQYVKRFSRYKNPDAVRQVREILSRHQLAEFELAVLGNICLETVEEAIAMVPSLKDKGRDLDDEAIEKMLNDLALVKKFE
- the LOC130827708 gene encoding histone acetyltransferase type B catalytic subunit, which encodes MGQKQQQSTDSTSDSKKKRRVSVVAIDSGVEANECIQIFLVASKDEAEAGAGHQINPIDLNHFFGEDGKIYGYQSLKIIVWVSSLSFHAYADITYESSSDRGKGITDLKPALQNMFAENLVEKKDDYLQTFLTEKDYIRSAVSKGVVVQKMSTGNCELHVDMTDVQVVRFVMGDMSAGYLYSRIVPLVLLLVDGSNPIDVTDSNWEMFVIVQNITDPQGEHISRLLGFTAAYRFFHYPDSSRLRLSQILILPPYQHKGYGRHLLELLNHVAMSEDVYDLTVEEPVDSLQRVRYYIDVPRLLTCSSVQRAVETAATHLKEANLSKRTQACQLLPPLAAVEEARKSLKINKKHLIKCWEILVYLALDPIDKYMENYRIFITDQVKISVIGKDSGTNGKQVIETPNEFGEAFVLYKPQDEKDGQIEVDVDEDQKKQQEEQLLQIVDERLKEIQLVAQKVSATHSNS